The Commensalibacter nepenthis genome has a window encoding:
- the plsX gene encoding phosphate acyltransferase PlsX — MSQEVEIQKEDQYDLAIDAMGGDQAPDIVIKGLDFTALRHPNVKILLIGDEGKINPLLHQYPNVSAICTVRHTSVSVPMEMKPTAALKLRDSSLRMAMDSVAKKESKGIVSAGNSGAMLALAQIIIKTMPGIARPAMAAINPTAKGDAVMLDLGANVACDSRNLVDFAIMGHAFAKAVLGLPHPTIGLLNVGSEELKGDERLRGAAEILRNSPLSDQFYGFIEGHDITAGTTDVVVTDGFTGNIALKTGEGALKLVFHLLKQVYTSGVRGKLGYLMVRPGLERMKEWLDPRRYNGAVFVGLNGVVVKSHGGADEVGFACAVDVAMDMISHGFYEEILTGLSKVSAAKENNQQ, encoded by the coding sequence ATGAGCCAAGAAGTGGAAATTCAAAAAGAAGATCAATATGATCTCGCTATTGATGCAATGGGGGGTGATCAAGCACCTGATATAGTCATCAAAGGTTTGGATTTTACGGCACTCCGCCATCCAAATGTAAAAATATTGTTAATTGGTGACGAGGGAAAAATCAATCCTTTACTGCACCAATATCCTAATGTTTCTGCAATTTGCACAGTGCGGCATACTTCTGTGTCAGTTCCAATGGAGATGAAACCAACCGCAGCCTTAAAATTGCGGGATTCGTCTTTGCGTATGGCAATGGATAGTGTTGCCAAAAAGGAATCTAAAGGCATTGTTTCTGCTGGTAACAGTGGTGCGATGCTCGCTTTGGCACAAATTATTATCAAAACAATGCCTGGTATTGCACGCCCTGCGATGGCGGCTATTAATCCAACAGCCAAAGGCGATGCGGTTATGTTGGATTTAGGGGCGAATGTTGCCTGTGATAGCCGTAATCTTGTTGATTTTGCGATCATGGGTCATGCATTTGCCAAGGCAGTTTTGGGGCTTCCTCATCCTACAATAGGTTTGTTGAACGTTGGATCAGAAGAGCTTAAAGGTGATGAACGTTTGCGAGGCGCTGCAGAAATTTTACGTAACAGTCCTCTTTCTGACCAATTTTATGGTTTTATAGAAGGGCACGATATTACTGCTGGCACCACCGATGTTGTTGTCACTGATGGTTTTACAGGCAATATTGCATTAAAAACAGGTGAGGGCGCATTAAAACTTGTTTTCCATTTGTTAAAGCAAGTTTATACTTCTGGTGTGCGTGGAAAGCTGGGTTACTTGATGGTTCGTCCTGGTTTGGAACGAATGAAAGAATGGCTGGATCCTCGCCGTTATAATGGAGCGGTTTTCGTTGGGCTGAATGGGGTGGTTGTAAAATCCCATGGTGGTGCCGACGAGGTTGGGTTTGCATGTGCGGTTGATGTTGCAATGGATATGATAAGTCACGGTTTTTATGAAGAAATTTTGACTGGATTATCCAAAGTAAGCGCAGCAAAAGAGAATAATCAGCAATAG
- a CDS encoding beta-ketoacyl-ACP synthase III: MADCSRLVGFGGYLPEKIVTNQELSQRVDTSDEWIRERTGIKQRHIISGHETCNFMAAAAAQQAMEYAGLTSDDIDAIVVATCTPDQIFPTTAAKVQQILGIKRGFAFDVSSACAGFVFGLSVADNFIRNGQAKNVLLIGSEVYSRILDWSDRRTCVLFGDGAGAVVLSAEEITDTNKQNGILGVYLHTDGHYSDLLYVDGVPGQTGDACLLKMHGQEVFRHAVTKLSEVVEEALIAHHLTHDDIDWLVPHQANLRIITGMGKKLNLPLDRVVATVDRHANTSAASVPLALNEAVRDGRIQKGDLVVIEALGGGLSWGSSIIRL, translated from the coding sequence ATGGCAGATTGTTCACGTTTAGTCGGGTTTGGTGGGTATTTGCCAGAAAAAATTGTGACCAATCAAGAGTTGTCACAACGTGTAGACACCTCTGATGAGTGGATTCGCGAAAGAACAGGAATTAAGCAGCGTCATATTATTTCGGGTCATGAAACATGTAATTTCATGGCAGCAGCAGCAGCGCAACAAGCAATGGAGTATGCTGGATTAACATCAGATGATATTGATGCGATTGTTGTTGCAACTTGTACGCCCGATCAAATCTTTCCAACAACGGCTGCAAAAGTTCAACAAATTTTGGGAATAAAAAGAGGATTTGCTTTTGATGTTTCCTCTGCGTGTGCTGGATTTGTTTTTGGGTTATCAGTCGCGGATAATTTTATTCGCAATGGTCAAGCTAAAAATGTTCTTTTGATCGGCAGTGAAGTCTATTCTCGTATCTTGGATTGGTCGGATCGAAGAACTTGTGTGTTATTTGGTGATGGGGCTGGTGCTGTTGTTTTAAGTGCAGAAGAAATCACAGATACCAATAAACAAAATGGAATATTAGGGGTCTATTTACATACTGATGGTCATTATAGTGATCTATTATATGTAGACGGAGTTCCTGGTCAAACAGGGGATGCCTGTCTTTTGAAAATGCATGGGCAGGAAGTTTTTCGCCACGCAGTTACCAAGCTATCAGAAGTTGTCGAAGAAGCATTGATTGCGCATCATTTGACACATGATGATATTGATTGGTTGGTCCCGCATCAGGCAAATTTACGCATCATTACAGGTATGGGAAAAAAACTGAATCTGCCTCTTGATCGTGTTGTTGCGACGGTTGATCGTCATGCAAATACTTCGGCTGCGTCTGTGCCATTGGCTTTGAATGAAGCAGTGCGTGATGGGCGTATTCAAAAAGGGGATTTGGTTGTCATCGAAGCCTTGGGTGGCGGATTAAGTTGGGGATCCTCTATAATTCGTTTATAA
- a CDS encoding integration host factor subunit alpha — MQTLTRAGLIEKLYSHVGLSRSESAVLLEEVLEKIVSTLEGGDAVKISGFGTFSVRKKGSRIGRNPKTGEEVVIEPRLVLSFRPSQMLKNSVNEGMMKKVAKKD; from the coding sequence ATGCAAACTTTGACAAGAGCAGGACTCATAGAAAAACTTTACAGCCATGTTGGCCTTTCACGCAGCGAATCTGCTGTTTTGTTGGAAGAAGTATTGGAAAAAATTGTTTCTACCCTAGAAGGTGGGGATGCCGTTAAAATTAGCGGTTTTGGTACGTTTTCAGTACGAAAAAAAGGCAGCCGTATCGGGCGCAATCCAAAAACAGGTGAAGAAGTTGTTATTGAACCCAGACTGGTTCTTTCATTTCGTCCTAGCCAAATGCTTAAAAATAGTGTTAATGAAGGTATGATGAAGAAAGTTGCCAAAAAGGATTAA
- a CDS encoding MerR family transcriptional regulator, which produces MTNSTSAGSSNELEEQFLDNFEEDSELEENGTTKKHPGAFRTISEVAEEIQVPQHVLRFWETRFKQVQPVKRSDGCRYYRAEDIALLKYISELLYTQGYTIKGVQRLLDDDFSRFNSQKELETEALVETHVDLQETSVQTESNVSDSIATNEQPIINSEDNSQEIMRLKEQNILLTHFLRSVLDELQELRKIIAAEC; this is translated from the coding sequence ATGACGAATAGCACCTCTGCGGGTTCTTCTAATGAATTAGAGGAACAATTCTTGGACAATTTCGAAGAAGATTCTGAGTTAGAGGAAAATGGGACGACCAAGAAACACCCAGGTGCTTTTCGTACTATTAGTGAGGTTGCTGAGGAAATTCAGGTTCCTCAACATGTTTTACGTTTTTGGGAAACACGTTTCAAACAAGTTCAACCTGTAAAGCGCAGTGATGGTTGTCGTTATTACCGTGCTGAAGATATTGCGTTATTGAAATATATATCGGAACTATTATACACCCAAGGTTATACGATCAAGGGTGTACAACGTTTGCTAGATGATGATTTTTCTCGGTTTAATTCTCAAAAAGAGCTAGAAACAGAAGCATTGGTTGAAACGCATGTTGATTTGCAAGAGACATCGGTTCAAACAGAATCTAACGTTTCAGATTCTATTGCAACTAATGAACAACCTATAATAAATTCAGAAGATAATTCTCAAGAAATTATGCGTTTAAAAGAGCAAAATATTCTGTTGACTCATTTTTTACGATCAGTTTTGGATGAGCTACAAGAGCTAAGAAAAATAATTGCTGCCGAGTGTTAG
- a CDS encoding AI-2E family transporter, with protein sequence MPLPKKESDLNITRQLSIAEQIHNQTIAQTCLTIILFLFGLYTIRAFLPSLIWGVIFAIACWPLYMKAKKHWSCRKPDFLLPLIFSCIITFLFMFPLTIIAVEATKDIQTAFSWVIHASREGVPPPLWLQNIPFAKENVINWWNNNLTDPQSASELLSSLHLSRGVYVTQKIGAQLFHRGLLFLFTIITLFFLFKDGETVIQQCLRGSRRLFGKQGEDIAKQMISSVHGTVSGLVLVGLGQGIILGIIYALVGIPHAALFGIMTAIAAMIPFCPLIAIAAVALTALLKVSSIAAITVVVIGCVVVFIADHFIRPALIGGSTKLPFIWVLIGILGGLESWGMIGLFIGPAIMAALMMLWCNWTAKKKGLSSYNT encoded by the coding sequence ATGCCTCTTCCAAAAAAAGAATCCGACCTGAATATTACAAGACAACTCAGTATTGCCGAGCAAATCCATAATCAGACCATTGCACAAACATGCTTAACGATTATTTTGTTTTTATTTGGGCTTTATACCATACGCGCTTTTCTTCCCTCTCTTATCTGGGGAGTGATCTTTGCAATCGCATGTTGGCCTTTATATATGAAAGCCAAAAAGCACTGGTCATGCCGTAAACCTGACTTTCTTTTACCATTAATTTTCTCTTGTATTATCACGTTTCTTTTTATGTTTCCATTGACCATCATCGCTGTTGAAGCAACAAAAGATATACAAACTGCATTTTCGTGGGTTATTCACGCCAGTCGTGAAGGTGTCCCCCCACCATTATGGTTACAAAATATTCCTTTTGCCAAAGAAAATGTGATTAATTGGTGGAATAATAACCTTACTGACCCACAATCTGCCTCGGAGCTGCTTTCCAGCCTACATCTTAGCCGTGGGGTCTATGTTACACAAAAAATCGGTGCGCAACTCTTTCACCGCGGATTATTATTTCTATTTACAATCATTACCTTGTTTTTCCTATTCAAAGATGGGGAAACCGTTATTCAACAATGTTTACGAGGATCCCGTCGTTTATTTGGAAAACAAGGCGAAGATATTGCTAAACAAATGATTTCTTCTGTTCACGGAACCGTTTCAGGATTGGTGTTGGTTGGTCTTGGACAAGGAATTATCCTTGGAATCATATATGCACTGGTTGGTATTCCACATGCTGCGTTATTTGGCATTATGACAGCCATTGCTGCGATGATTCCTTTTTGCCCGCTTATCGCTATTGCTGCTGTTGCATTAACCGCTTTATTGAAGGTTTCATCTATTGCAGCAATCACTGTTGTCGTTATTGGCTGCGTTGTCGTTTTTATTGCCGATCATTTTATCAGACCCGCCTTGATTGGAGGCTCAACAAAGCTGCCCTTTATTTGGGTTTTAATTGGAATTCTAGGAGGATTAGAATCTTGGGGAATGATTGGTCTATTTATTGGACCTGCAATCATGGCGGCCCTAATGATGTTATGGTGCAACTGGACTGCAAAAAAGAAGGGATTATCCTCTTATAACACCTAA
- a CDS encoding S9 family peptidase: MSPLLPPVAPKQIIHIEQLGYQRSDAYAWIKDEQWQEVLQNPKSLRKDIEAYLIAENNYTEKYLEPTKDLQETLFQSMKNRLVDKDSSPELEDGNWVYLSRYEAGNEYKTYYRKLIQSPTEHVILDPNQKAKQSSYYQVGYIEHSPTHHYLAYAEDTQGSEIWDIRIKDLQNNTLLPQTISNCAEQFTFSPCGHYLFWIYRDNHGRPTQIFRHELSSGKDTLIYQENDPGFFLSIERSLSNKWIFISANDHETNETWLLSHQNPTASPVCVMKRQVGIQYELTDWQNHFIIKTNLDGADNFKLMRMGLPNTQQISEESLSSKNWQEWVAHDPETYIMEVIAYQDYFVRLELHNVNTRIIITNTNNQNTILSGEEEAFVLSLDKTLTDQTEWLRYSYQSPTTPRHWYHYNMNTRERKTLKIQAIPSGHHPENYLTKRLWATATDGEQIPITISYRKDTPLDGKTPVLLYGYGSYGYAIDPTFSNSALNYLDQGWIYAIAHIRGGSEKGWNWFLQGRKFNKINSFTDFICCAEHLIQQNYTKAGLIMADGRSAGGMVMGYIANARPDLFAGIIAVVPFVDVLNTISDASLPLTPPEWPEWGNPIEDKEAYEYIASYSPYDNIKKQSYPAILAIGGLTDPRVTYWEPTKWIAKLRDYNTSDAPLLLKINMDTGHGGTAGRYDSLKEAAFIQTFALLIINSKK; the protein is encoded by the coding sequence ATGAGCCCCCTTTTGCCTCCAGTTGCACCAAAACAAATTATACATATCGAACAACTTGGCTATCAACGCTCAGATGCTTACGCGTGGATCAAAGACGAGCAATGGCAAGAAGTATTACAAAATCCTAAATCCTTAAGAAAAGATATAGAAGCTTATTTAATTGCTGAGAATAATTATACAGAAAAGTATCTTGAACCCACGAAAGACTTACAAGAAACTTTATTTCAATCAATGAAAAATCGTCTTGTTGATAAAGACAGCAGCCCAGAGCTTGAGGATGGCAATTGGGTTTATCTTTCTCGATATGAAGCTGGGAACGAATATAAAACCTATTATCGTAAACTTATTCAATCACCAACAGAACACGTTATTCTCGATCCTAATCAAAAGGCAAAACAATCGAGTTATTATCAAGTTGGTTATATCGAACATAGCCCAACCCATCATTATCTTGCCTATGCCGAGGACACTCAAGGATCTGAAATATGGGATATTCGTATTAAAGATTTACAAAATAATACCCTATTACCTCAAACGATTTCAAATTGCGCTGAGCAATTTACGTTCTCACCTTGTGGTCATTATTTGTTTTGGATTTACAGAGATAATCACGGACGCCCTACTCAAATATTCAGACATGAGCTTTCTTCTGGAAAAGACACTTTAATCTATCAAGAAAATGATCCTGGATTTTTTCTTTCCATCGAACGCAGCCTTTCAAATAAATGGATTTTTATTAGTGCAAACGACCATGAAACCAATGAAACTTGGCTTCTTTCACACCAAAATCCAACGGCTTCTCCTGTCTGTGTTATGAAGCGTCAAGTAGGCATTCAATATGAGTTAACAGATTGGCAAAACCATTTCATCATCAAGACCAACCTCGATGGCGCGGATAATTTCAAACTCATGCGCATGGGTTTACCTAATACTCAACAAATATCAGAAGAGTCTTTATCTTCTAAAAACTGGCAAGAATGGGTTGCTCATGATCCAGAGACCTACATCATGGAAGTCATTGCTTATCAAGATTATTTCGTTCGTTTAGAACTCCACAATGTCAATACACGCATTATCATCACAAATACAAATAATCAAAATACTATCTTATCAGGAGAAGAAGAAGCATTTGTACTCTCTTTGGATAAAACGCTGACCGATCAAACCGAATGGCTTCGATATAGTTATCAATCCCCAACAACCCCTCGTCACTGGTATCATTATAATATGAACACAAGGGAAAGAAAAACTCTTAAAATACAAGCTATTCCCTCTGGTCATCATCCTGAAAATTACCTGACAAAACGTTTATGGGCAACTGCCACAGATGGCGAACAAATTCCGATCACGATTTCATATCGCAAAGACACTCCATTAGATGGAAAAACCCCTGTCCTTCTTTATGGTTATGGTTCGTATGGATATGCGATTGACCCTACATTTTCAAATTCAGCATTAAACTATTTAGACCAAGGGTGGATTTATGCCATTGCCCATATTCGCGGTGGATCTGAAAAAGGATGGAATTGGTTTTTACAAGGACGTAAATTTAATAAAATTAACAGCTTTACTGACTTTATCTGTTGCGCTGAACATCTTATTCAACAAAACTATACAAAAGCAGGATTGATTATGGCTGATGGACGTTCTGCGGGGGGGATGGTCATGGGATATATTGCCAATGCACGCCCTGACCTATTTGCTGGTATTATAGCCGTCGTTCCCTTTGTTGATGTATTAAATACCATATCCGATGCTTCTTTACCTCTGACACCCCCTGAATGGCCTGAATGGGGCAATCCCATCGAGGATAAAGAAGCCTATGAATATATTGCAAGTTACTCGCCTTATGATAACATCAAAAAGCAATCCTATCCTGCGATCCTTGCCATTGGTGGGTTAACCGATCCCAGAGTAACCTATTGGGAACCTACGAAATGGATTGCCAAGTTAAGAGACTATAATACATCTGACGCACCATTATTATTAAAAATTAACATGGATACAGGACACGGAGGCACTGCGGGTCGTTATGATTCATTGAAAGAGGCTGCGTTTATCCAAACATTCGCTTTGCTAATTATCAATTCAAAAAAATAA
- the glf gene encoding UDP-galactopyranose mutase → MENRKILIVGAGFSGAVIGRLLAEDGFDVHIIDERSHTAGNCYSERDKETGVMVHTYGPHIFHTDNEEVWNFLNQHAEMMPYVNRVKTTVNGQVFSLPINLHTINQFFHKTFSPDEAKEFIKTKGDNSIAEPRSFEEQALKFVGKELYEAFFKGYTLKQWGLHPSELPASILKRLPVRFNYDDNYFSHKFQGMPKDGYTVIIDSIMDHKNIKVSLNTKFDKTDHGKYRHIFYSGPLDAYFDYQHGRLAYRTLDFEKFTYQGDYQGTAVMNYGEESVPYTRITEHKYFAPWESHEGSVMYKEFSRLCTEKDLPYYPIRLVGEMTQLEQYVELAEQESNVTFVGRLGTYRYLDMDVTIAEALKTARVFLENTRDDKKMPAFTVTMK, encoded by the coding sequence ATGGAAAATAGGAAAATACTGATTGTTGGTGCTGGGTTTTCTGGTGCGGTTATTGGACGTTTGTTGGCAGAAGATGGTTTTGACGTTCATATTATTGATGAACGTTCACATACTGCGGGAAATTGTTACTCTGAGCGTGACAAAGAGACTGGGGTCATGGTGCATACCTATGGCCCTCATATTTTTCATACAGATAATGAAGAAGTATGGAATTTTCTGAACCAACATGCGGAAATGATGCCTTATGTGAACCGAGTAAAAACAACGGTTAATGGGCAAGTATTTTCTTTGCCAATTAATTTGCATACGATTAATCAGTTTTTCCATAAGACTTTTTCCCCTGATGAAGCCAAAGAATTTATTAAAACAAAAGGGGATAATTCTATTGCTGAACCTCGATCTTTTGAGGAACAAGCGCTTAAATTTGTGGGTAAAGAGCTGTATGAGGCATTTTTTAAAGGCTATACTTTAAAACAATGGGGACTTCATCCTTCCGAATTGCCAGCTTCTATCTTAAAACGTTTGCCTGTTCGTTTTAATTATGATGATAATTATTTTAGTCATAAATTCCAAGGTATGCCCAAAGATGGCTATACTGTGATTATTGACAGTATTATGGATCATAAAAATATTAAGGTTTCTTTAAATACAAAGTTTGATAAAACAGATCATGGAAAATATCGCCATATTTTCTATAGTGGACCATTAGATGCTTATTTTGATTATCAACATGGACGCTTGGCTTATCGTACGTTGGACTTTGAGAAATTCACCTATCAAGGCGATTATCAAGGCACGGCTGTGATGAATTATGGCGAAGAATCTGTTCCTTACACACGTATCACCGAGCATAAATATTTTGCACCTTGGGAAAGTCATGAGGGGTCTGTGATGTATAAAGAATTTAGTCGTTTATGCACAGAAAAAGATTTGCCATATTATCCAATTCGCTTGGTTGGTGAAATGACTCAGTTGGAACAATATGTTGAGTTAGCTGAACAAGAAAGCAATGTCACCTTTGTTGGTCGTTTGGGAACGTATCGTTATTTAGATATGGATGTCACGATTGCAGAGGCATTAAAGACAGCTAGAGTATTTTTAGAGAATACTCGTGATGACAAAAAAATGCCAGCTTTTACGGTGACGATGAAGTGA
- a CDS encoding glycosyltransferase family 2 protein encodes MKVGAVLFVKNEVEDIAWWISWHLSIGIDTIIIYDDYSSDGTWEVINAASKVFDVRPQRAASASHFNLRQAKTYKNAIVDYRDEFDWLICIDADEYIDIINGDDVHNFLNKYDDDIDGIALNWKCFGSNKHIIKPASPNVFENYHMRSNNDFEMNQYVKSFFKPKKASLDFINPHRFIVPGRYITPNGETPEWQEQYPEKTVALPDWTAAVIRHYVIRSAEHFVEKSKRRSDLRAANMGMGLFNFYDKNDEYEPMQLKRINAMYSYIYEIQHQTSLDIIAQIEMNSKMSKEIVSESSDIIDKIVVINAVTYFSTELVIDKDYGQLAHIHPDQKNQDVLPVTLFSIPSKPDFVFLIVLDNFSPMHQIGEARVSKILTYKKIELSENNFALQSPLTKRVITSAPVEGNNVLSYLECNRDEVREWETFTVKEVTEQKEGILVEIAKAITDHNLLNKDKINIDMNLYADAFFAGLVTFDDFELNFFKNKNNITNYPWFKQIDKLSI; translated from the coding sequence ATGAAAGTAGGAGCTGTTTTATTTGTTAAAAATGAGGTCGAAGACATAGCTTGGTGGATTTCTTGGCACTTATCAATTGGTATTGATACGATTATTATTTATGATGATTATTCATCTGATGGAACTTGGGAGGTAATCAATGCAGCATCAAAGGTTTTTGATGTGCGTCCTCAACGGGCAGCAAGTGCCTCTCACTTTAATTTACGGCAAGCTAAAACATACAAAAATGCTATTGTGGACTATCGGGATGAATTTGATTGGTTAATATGTATAGACGCTGATGAGTATATAGATATTATCAATGGGGATGATGTTCATAATTTTTTGAATAAGTATGATGATGATATAGATGGCATAGCGTTAAATTGGAAATGCTTTGGTAGTAATAAACATATTATAAAACCAGCATCGCCAAATGTATTTGAAAATTATCATATGCGTTCAAATAACGATTTTGAAATGAATCAATATGTTAAGTCTTTTTTTAAACCTAAGAAGGCTTCACTTGATTTTATAAACCCACATCGATTTATCGTTCCAGGACGATATATTACTCCCAATGGTGAAACGCCAGAATGGCAAGAACAGTATCCTGAAAAAACGGTTGCATTACCAGATTGGACTGCCGCTGTAATTCGTCATTATGTTATTCGTAGTGCAGAGCATTTTGTTGAAAAATCTAAAAGAAGAAGTGATTTACGTGCTGCCAATATGGGTATGGGTTTGTTTAATTTTTATGATAAAAATGACGAATATGAACCGATGCAATTAAAACGAATTAATGCAATGTATTCGTATATATACGAAATCCAGCATCAAACTTCGTTAGATATTATTGCACAAATTGAAATGAATAGTAAAATGTCAAAAGAAATTGTGAGCGAGTCAAGTGATATAATTGATAAGATAGTTGTTATTAACGCGGTAACATATTTTTCGACAGAATTGGTTATTGATAAAGATTACGGGCAACTGGCACATATCCACCCAGATCAAAAAAATCAAGATGTTCTACCAGTGACATTATTTTCGATACCAAGTAAGCCTGATTTCGTATTTTTAATTGTATTAGATAATTTTAGTCCTATGCATCAAATTGGTGAAGCACGTGTATCTAAAATTCTAACCTATAAAAAAATTGAATTATCAGAAAATAATTTTGCGCTGCAAAGTCCTTTGACAAAAAGAGTTATTACTTCTGCGCCAGTCGAAGGGAATAATGTATTAAGTTATTTAGAGTGTAACCGTGATGAAGTGCGTGAATGGGAAACCTTTACGGTAAAAGAAGTTACAGAACAAAAAGAAGGAATCTTAGTAGAAATTGCTAAGGCTATTACCGATCATAACTTATTGAACAAAGATAAAATTAATATAGATATGAATCTGTACGCAGATGCATTCTTTGCAGGATTGGTAACTTTTGATGATTTCGAGTTAAACTTTTTCAAAAATAAAAACAATATAACAAACTATCCTTGGTTTAAACAAATAGATAAATTAAGTATATGA
- a CDS encoding glycosyltransferase family 2 protein — protein MLSSTHSKTAVVLFVKDEAFDLPSWIAWHISYNFDSLIIYDDGSSDLTVDVINAASKYYDVRLQAVPYKLHFQHRQEAVYMDAAQRLRDEFDWVLFIDADEYLYLPNHSNIHDFLQSFPKDVGGIAFNWRCYGDGKNVLRPGVIVPEQFEYHSMPDLFENNTVKSLVKIKQMHPVYHDPHRFTVDGNIVNPLGEDVKWHAEHHRIAHAPDWSNGAILHYVIRSAEHYMDKVKRRSDIRNVIGIDYFSWWNHNERHAPIPKKRLGQLNKIIYTIQHQISLDRLSKAQQCPFIYRESSVKYTPYSLITFWDTELCTDNLYGNLVHRKNEDETANNKDTENVLLFLPNDLNYPAYLVTTKQDSFIYLSGERYISSCLSFKASLHGNRVTLRSYTRAILVTCINDEIGENIYKIKLSADWENDWEMLTLQPLSEEMASDNRVNHIRKIMQEAAYVDNIKLFRNEDDLVADIFSARLAALSGKERNIYCVKNDIDGFPWLSNSDNLSF, from the coding sequence ATGTTATCTTCTACGCACTCAAAAACAGCTGTGGTTTTATTTGTTAAAGATGAAGCTTTTGATTTGCCATCTTGGATTGCTTGGCATATTAGTTATAATTTTGATTCTTTGATAATATATGATGATGGTTCATCAGATTTGACGGTTGATGTAATCAATGCAGCATCTAAATATTATGATGTTAGATTACAGGCTGTTCCATATAAGCTTCATTTTCAACACAGGCAAGAAGCTGTGTATATGGATGCTGCACAACGGTTACGTGATGAATTTGACTGGGTTTTATTTATCGATGCGGATGAGTATCTTTATTTGCCTAATCATTCAAATATTCATGATTTCTTGCAGTCGTTTCCAAAAGATGTGGGAGGGATAGCTTTTAATTGGCGCTGTTATGGTGATGGGAAAAACGTTCTTCGACCAGGAGTCATCGTTCCTGAACAATTCGAATATCATTCTATGCCAGATTTGTTTGAGAATAATACTGTAAAATCTCTTGTAAAAATCAAACAAATGCATCCAGTATATCATGATCCGCACCGTTTTACAGTAGACGGAAATATAGTCAATCCATTAGGGGAGGATGTAAAGTGGCATGCTGAACATCATCGTATTGCACATGCCCCGGATTGGAGTAATGGTGCTATATTACACTATGTTATTCGTAGCGCTGAGCATTATATGGATAAAGTTAAAAGGCGGTCTGATATAAGAAATGTGATAGGTATTGATTATTTTTCATGGTGGAATCATAATGAGAGGCATGCTCCTATTCCTAAAAAAAGATTAGGTCAATTAAATAAAATTATATATACTATACAACATCAAATTTCGTTAGATAGACTTTCTAAAGCTCAGCAATGTCCATTTATCTATAGAGAATCATCTGTCAAATATACACCATATTCATTGATTACCTTTTGGGATACAGAGCTGTGCACAGATAATCTATATGGTAACTTGGTTCATCGTAAGAATGAGGATGAAACTGCGAATAATAAAGATACAGAAAATGTATTACTATTCTTGCCTAATGATTTGAACTATCCAGCATATTTGGTAACGACAAAACAAGATAGCTTTATCTATCTATCTGGTGAAAGATATATCTCGTCATGCCTATCATTTAAGGCTTCTTTACATGGTAACCGTGTTACATTGCGATCTTATACACGCGCTATATTAGTTACTTGTATAAACGATGAAATCGGTGAGAATATTTATAAAATAAAATTGAGTGCAGATTGGGAAAATGATTGGGAAATGTTGACATTACAGCCCCTTTCAGAAGAAATGGCATCTGATAACAGAGTTAATCATATAAGAAAAATAATGCAAGAAGCTGCATATGTAGATAATATCAAATTATTTAGAAATGAAGATGATTTAGTAGCAGATATATTTTCAGCTAGATTAGCTGCATTGTCTGGAAAAGAAAGAAATATTTATTGTGTTAAAAATGATATCGATGGTTTTCCATGGTTATCAAACAGCGATAATTTGTCATTTTGA